Proteins encoded in a region of the Ziziphus jujuba cultivar Dongzao chromosome 3, ASM3175591v1 genome:
- the LOC112492340 gene encoding uncharacterized protein LOC112492340, giving the protein MQRQRPPADPQARARHGVHRLPGHQAHMAAGQAAAHDAAHREVARQAAARQEAARQAQAREAARLAAARDAARREMVRQAAARQEAARQAQAQEAALRAAARDAAQRQLQRQAAARDAARRELERQAAARDAARRELERQAAARDAARRELERQAAARDAARREIERRAAAHQEAARRGVERPAAARQEAGFREVERQAKAREAARQAAAARNQAVARHEAAAREVVRREAGRQEAIPWEHARMHRRHEPERNFLQYARLAVGAGNVIVHGAALAVGWACCIM; this is encoded by the exons ATGCAACGTCAACGACCGCCTGCTGATCCTCAAGCCAGAGCCCGGCATGGGGTACACCGGCTGCCAGGCCATCAAGCTCATATGGCAGCCGGTCAAGCAGCAGCCCATGATGCAGCTCACCGTGAGGTGGCCCGTCAGGCAGCAGCTCGTCAAGAAGCAGCCCGTCAAGCACAGGCTCGAGAGGCAGCCCGCCTGGCAGCAGCCCGTGATGCAGCTCGCCGTGAGATGGTACGTCAGGCAGCCGCTCGTCAAGAAGCAGCCCGTCAAGCACAGGCTCAAGAGGCAGCGCTCCGGGCAGCAGCCCGTGATGCAGCTCAACGACAGCTTCAACGTCAGGCTGCAGCCCGTGATGCAGCTCGCCGTGAGCTTGAACGTCAGGCGGCAGCCCGTGATGCAGCTCGCCGTGAGCTTGAACGTCAGGCGGCAGCCCGTGATGCAGCTCGCCGTGAGCTTGAACGTCAGGCGGCTGCCCGTGATGCAGCTCGCCGCGAGATTGAACGTCGGGCCGCAGCCCATCAAGAGGCAGCTCGCCGCGGGGTTGAACGTCCGGCAGCAGCTCGTCAAGAGGCAGGTTTCCGTGAGGTTGAACGGCAGGCGAAGGCACGTGAGGCAGCACGCCAAGCAGCAGCAGCACGTAATCAGGCGGTTGCCAGACATGAGGCAGCAGCCCGTGAAGTAGTTCGTCGAGAAGCTGGGCGTCAAGAGGCAATCCCCTGGGAACATGCGCGTATGCATAGACGGCATGAACCA GAAAGAAACTTTTTACAATATGCGAGGCTGGCTGTTGGTGCTGGAAATGTAATAGTGCATGGTGCGGCTTTGGCGGTCGGATGGGCTTGCTGCATCATGTAG